The genomic stretch ACTGCCCCAGACTGAGTATATTAGTATCCTAGAGAAACTCAGCATCCTAGAAATGTTTCCtgtaaaatgttaaatttgaataattttaaaataatgtgactAGTGTGTAAACTAGCacttacatttttcatttatttaaatctcttgGGTTGCTGATGCACAGAGAAGCGGTGTAGTGGGTGGGAAAAGCCCTGGGGTGTTGGggtgtttgaatcctggcttttaGCGACGTAACAGTGGCATGATTCTCATTTAATCCCTTGGACTCCAGTgttctcgtctgtaaaatgggagtgataatAGTAATACCTGCCTCTTAGGGTGGTTGTCGGGATTAAATGAGAAGGCCGTAAGGAGTGATGCACACagcgtgcgcgcgcgcacacacacacacacacacacacacacacacacacacacacacacacacacacacacacacacacacacacacacacacacacacacacacacacttgttcaGGTCCGGTTCAGCTTTGATCTCTTGGCCGTTCTCGGCACCAGCCGGTCTGGACAGAGCGCTGTGTGTCTCACTCTGGCCGGTGAGCGAAGAGGCCGAGGGGCACCTtgggccaccccccaccccacccccgccgccctGCTGTGAGCGCCACCTGTTCTCCCAGCTCTTCCACAGGTGCCAGCGTGCAGTGCAGGCGCTGCCCAGCCGGGCCCGCAGGGCCTGCTCGGAGCAGGAGGAGCGGCTCCTTCGCAACGTGGTGGCCTCCCTGGCGCAGGCTCTGCAGGAGCTGTCCACCAGCTTCCGGCGCGCGCAGTCGGGCTGCCTCAAGCGTGAGTGTCCGGCCCCTGCGGGGCTTGTGAGTCACAGGAGTTCCGGCGTCAGCGCCTGGAACGACTTTGTGGTTTTACCCTTCTCTTTCGCTGCTAGTCTCCGTTTTGTCCTGTGCCTTTCGTTGTTAGCTTTTGAGCACATTCCCACCTTGCGGAACAGAAAGGAGCTCCCTTCCGCCCCCAGTGGGAAACCTTGCCCAGGTTGAAGCCATGGCGACAGGGTGTCAAATCGTTCACAtctgaaaagaacaaaacagagacaTAGGCCGTGTCAAGTTTAAAGTATTTGAAAATGAGTCTCGCACATTTTAAAAACGTGTGGCTTCCTAGGTGTTAGGGGTGGAGGAGCTGCTGCTAAGTAGGTAGAAAGCAGTTGTGACCCTGCTAAAGCTTCGTATTTGCGCAACAGCAGGTATTTGAGAGAGGGTCCCAACACCTTTCCTGGAAGTAGCTTAAACAAACGCTTTCTCCCTTGGCACAGTGATTTACTCGGGCTCCCTTTCTTCCTAAATAGTGCCAAGTCAGGCTTCAGCTACATCCTCGTTCTAATTACCCTATAAACTGGTTTTTTCTTTATTGCCATTGTAATCAATAATATCCCCACATGCTCCCCCCAAAACGAGTTCTCTCTCCTCCCGACGACTGgcatatttgtgttttaattttactatttctaAAATTTGACTGGGGCCATTTGGAATTCTACTAGAGATGGCTTTAGGGAGAGatatcgattttttttttttaatgttttgtaacAGCAGTTAGATTAAATATTTCTGCTTCTCTTAGAGATTCTCACATGGTTGTGTCATTTTGTCATTCACTTGGCATCCAGTGAATTATACACATTTACGGTGTGATTTTTGTCTTAGATAACCCCAGGTGCTCGCATACTGTTGCATGTTTGTAGTTCTCTACTGTCCCCCCACCTCTGCTGGAGGTGAGATAGGGTCCTTCTAAAGCTGCTAAGAATGTCTCCATTTTGACTGTTGAGTTTTACTCtagatttcccctttttaatGGTGGGACAGTACCAGGATGGTTTACGTATTCAAGTAAAGTGAATTCCTATCCGTGATAGGCCTGAAGAATCGAGAGGAAAGATCCCAGCATTTTTTTGATACATCAGTACCACTGATGGACGATGGAGACGATAATACTCTTTATGATCGGGTACGTGAGGGGCTGCAGAATTGACTGCTGTGCATTTGCGCTCCggtctgtttccttctcttcgtGGACCTTTAACTTCCATGCGATGCAAATGGATCAGCCCTGCGTGACGTGCACATCCATCGAGTGGCTTTGGCAGCCGGCGGAAGAACGGTCATGGGGGCCAtactgtttcttcctttccaaaggcTGCAGGGAGACCTTGTCATCTGCCTTCCAGAACCTTCCGGAAAGCAGTCTGCCCACCCCACTCCTGGGAAGAACCcagaggtgcgcaggcttctccccGGTGGTTTTGCTACTTAGCCCTTGGGTAGCTGCAGACGCGGGGTtctctgtgtcccctgctttggccgATAGTGCTTTAGAGCCCGCTTGTTTGGGGAATTTGGATCTTTCCTGTTAGGGAAGAATAAGTGCTTATCTGTGGTTTATGTGCTTTAGAGAAATAGtttcagaatttatttcctttaagtTACATCTAAAATGGTACACTGTAGCTTTCTTGAGGGGAATAAAACCTAATGCACACATTTCGTCCTTTTTGTTTTGCTAGGGTTTTACAGATGACCAGGTGGTGCTGGTGGGGCAGAGCACACTGATGGTGGAAGAGCGGGAGCGGGAGATTGGCCGGATCGTGCAGTCTATTTCTGACCTAAACGAGATATTTAGGGACCTCGGGGCGATGATTGTAGAGCAGGTACGTGAATTCACCTGCCTCCTCAGTGGGTTTTCCTGCCGTAGTGTCTAGTCCTTCTCCAGACGTTTTCGGTTCTGCACTTCCGTCAGGAACACAATTTGAACCTACTCCCCGAacgcatgtatgtgtgtgtacaaatTATATGCATATACTGCTATCATTCCCCATAAAAAGactaataaactattttttagaTGAAAAACAAATGTCCGTGACAGTtctcctcttctctgcctctACCCCAGGGGTGCTCATGGCAGCACCCCGCGCTGGGGGCCTGGTTGGTCTGCCCACGCTCAGCAGTGATTCTGCCAATAGATAAGGTTTCCCTTCTAATTTTGGCAGGTTATTGTGTAATGGCAACTGGAACCACTAGCTCTCAAGTAGAATTAAATTGTTTGTTCGCTGTTGCAATCTGATTAGGGTATTTTATTATCTTGCCAGCAGGGATTTGGGTCCTGATCCCCCTGAAACCAGCCTCAGAATGGAGTGGCGGGGCTGTGGAAGATCTAGTTACGTTAATTACCCCCGAGGCTCCCACGGGACTGCTGCTGCCGTTGTCTCTCCTCACACAGCACGTTTCCGTTCACAGCCCTGTCCTTCCCTGGAGCCCAGTGTCCCTTCTTCCTGTCTGAACCAAGAGATTAAACAATTAAACACAAAATTCTCCCTGAGGCGAATGTGTAACTTTACGTGTGGATTGGAGCTCACCGTGTTTGCTCTGACCCATGGAGCTGCGTGGTGACTGACGTTTATAGACATGATAGTCAATTTCCAGACCTCATCGAAACCAGGCCTGGCTTAACGGGCCCTCTCTGCTTACTTGAATCCAAGTATTTAAGCGACACACGGGCACAGACGCAAGCCCTTCACCACTCAGAGCCTATTTCCACTGAACCGTATACTTTTTAAAGCCCCAGTAAGTCTGAATATGGCATATCCTGCAGTGGCtaaatccaaaaaagaaacctCAATTTGTCAGTATCTCTTTCTCCTGAGCTAGACTTTATTGTGACTAGTGCAGCAGTCTGCCACTGAGTGCCTAATATTGCACGGTGATGGATTCCAGACCTGGCAGTGTGTACCTTTACATCACAGTTAGGTAAAACAGATAATTCTGTGGATAATGATGTCTGCAATTTGCATCTCTTATTTTTGAAGTTCAGTTTTCCCAGTTGTGGTTGTTGATCATCTGTAACTGTCATTTATTACTCAGGGTACCGTCCTTGATAGAATCGACTATAATGTTGAACAGTCCTGTATCAAAACTGAAGATGGCTTGAAACAGCTTCACAAGGTAATGCCCTATCtttcagtggttgagaatttgaaGAACTATTATCAGATATCAAGAATTCATGAGAGACTTCTCTTCCATCATAACTGTCTTCGGCGTTCTCGTCTGCCGTCGGCTCGAGATAGGACTGTAAAAATGCACCGTGTCGTTTTATTCAGAGCCGACCACGTGCGCTGTTGCCGTTTTACTGCAGTTAATGATTCCGGGTGCACCTCACACGCAGGTCTGAAATTGCCGAGAATCCCCTTCTGTGACAGTGGATTCTGAAGGAGTTGGGGTTTTCTcccttttagaaaatattttattccttgtttAGGTCGTCTTGTTTTAGGAAATCGATTTGAGTGGGTATTTGTTAAAATACGTGTTGAGCATTCTGTCTGCTTGTTGCTGCTGACTCAGGCCTCTCTTTGTTGTGATACTTTTCTGATAAATTGCTGGTGGGGATTCATTCTGGAGGagataaaaatctaatttttccttttaattaccgCAGTATATCTGTGTACTACCTTGAGGAAAGAGTAGTTTGTTGAAGTGAGAGTATTAGCTCTCTTATTCTTTGCTAATAATAAAGTGGCTGTTTCAGGAATGTTTTTCAcgatatttgttaaaaataagtggaaaacatctttaaaatctTGTAATGAGTTAtgagaaacatacacatacactgcTGTGTGTCTCTCATATATAATTGTGTGcatgttttctttaaaaggaatGTAATActtcacaaataaaataaattgtgtcTATTTCCTCATGTCTTTGAGACCTAGCAGTATTCCTACCCGTATATAATGGTCATTTTTCCGATTCACTAATGTACTTCTCTATCACCTTTCTGAAACCAGCCACTTCCTGTGGCAGAGATGGCCGTATCTGACAGTAGTGTCAGGTTTACAGAAAGACCTCGCATAGGTCTGAccagaagcccttcactgcctcTTCCACGTGCTTTCGTCACCACATGCCGGGTGGGGATGGCGCTCCAGCATATACTGAGAAAGAAGAGGCTTGCCTTGTGCATGCAGAGGGCTTTTTAAGCATTAGGTTCATTCGGTTGCCAAGCTTTGTGTATTAAAAGAGTGAAAACTAACTTTAGTTTATCACTCTGTAATGCCCGGGCTTTCATATGCTGTTGAATTATGCATCGGTTTTGAAGTTTCTTAAATAAAAACTAGTGAAACATGTTTTTTTGATACAACACAGATAAAGGGAAAAAGCTTTCTCCGCGGGAGTGTACAAATCTAATGGGaactaaaaattttgtttaaggTTCTACTTTATAAACCATTTTGAGAGGTTTCAGAGTATATCATTTGGTGTcagcttccgtggtggtgcaggtTACTTATTAGAAAACTAAGCACGCGCCGTCCTCTTTCTCCAGGCACGGCTGGCCGTTGCCTTGGCGGTCAGCTCATCTGAGGCTGATGGAGCCTTGAGAGCTGCTTCACATGGGCCGGGCTCTCCAGACGGGTGACCCTGTCTGCCCTGAGGTTTCCTCCTGTGGCTGAGTGGCTCCTGGTGGGCGGGCAGGCTCGCTTAGGAAACAGACGTCCTGGTCAGAAGGTTGGTGGGGACGAGGAAGTAGGGCAGCGGAGGCTGGACGTTCTGAGCAGGTCCggccctcaggctgtctccttgCTTTCACCTTCACTGTGAAGCAGCGCTGTCCTCGGAAGGGCAGGACGTGCTCTCCCCGACGTGGACAGGGACACCCTCACGactctcttctcccctctcctttctgTGGGTCACGTTCTGCACCACGGGCATGTGTGTCTGCAGATGCACAGAACTGGACTCGGCAGGTTCTTTCTGCACTTGACACCACAGGGCCAACTTTCCTGTTTCTACTTCAAAGGTTGAATTTCTTCTTGTTCCCAAATTCAGAGGAGGTAGAAAACAAGCTTCTCTGGGACCCTCGGTTCCATCCCTGCTGGCTGTGGTAACTTTAGCCAGGTGTTCGATTTCTTAGTGAAGGAGCTGTGCGTTCATCCAGAGAACTGTGTCCGGAAGCGAGAGGCTTCTGTTGAAAGAGTGGGTCCTTGCGGTCAGTGGAAGGAGAAGTAAGGAGAAGCGGCCCACAGGGATCTGAAAGCAGAGCCTTCGGCCTCTCCGGCGGCCTCCGTGTGATGGCGGGTCCCCAGCGCGGGCGTTAGCGAAGCCGGGTAAATAGGGAGCTCCGGGGTCATGGGACTCGTGTGGATTGAACTCGCGGGAGCTGATGGCAGGGATCGTGATGCTGGAGCCGGTGGCAGAGGTGTCGGGTGTGTGGGTGCAGCCAGAGACCTAGGACTGGAAATGAGCGAGCCGTGATTTGGGATTTTGGGGAAAATGACGgccttttttccctcctctttctgtAGGCAGAGCAGTATCAGAAGAAGAATCGGAAGATGCTTGTGATTCTCATATTATTTGTCATCATCATTGTCCTCATTGTGGTCCTCGTCGGCGTGAAGTCGCACTGAGCAGCGCTGGGCCGGGGCGTGAGGCCCGCGTGGACCCGGGTGCGCGGGCCCGGCGCCCGTGGGTTCCTGCCGAGGTGCGGCCCCGGGCCAGTCGGGGCGGCGAGCGTTTCCGTGGACGCCTCTGCGCCGTCGTGCTCGCGCAAGGGGAAGGGGCCTCTGCTTTTCCTTCACTGTCAACACTTGAAGGACCTTGGATACTGCTGCAGATTAGAGATGAGTTCTCTCTTCagttataatatatttttttttagaaagagaaaacgAGTTGAAGGTTTACAGGCCTCCTCAAGCTGTTCGATATATTATATCTGTATATGCTATTTTTTTTAGCAGTCATGTCTGAGCagcatgttaaaataatttttggaaaaattttttttaaaccatctgGTTTTTAAGAAATTTGGTACCAAAAATTTATGAGTAAAGGCAAAAATGcctcttcatttttctctatatattttccaGTTGAAAACAAACTGAGAAGTCCTTTAAGAATTTGTAATCCATGCCCCTTTAACTTAATTTAGCTTTTCCATCACTGTTAATGATCAGAGTAACAAAGTGTGAAAAATAAGAAACCATCATTGATGTTAATTAACACATTTAGATGGGCCAgttaaaaacagctttataagTTTAAATTAATTGCAAATGGAGTATTCCTCATCTAAAATTTGTGCACTGCATGTTCTCCCGTAACCAAAAGGGGTTACTAAGCAAAACCACCTAAATTTAAAAGTTGGTGATTTGAAATAACCTCACATTGAGAGGAAGCTTCGTAGTGTTGTGAAAGTCACCAGAAGCAGCCGGTGTGTCTCTGTGCTTGTCCCCAGCCATCCTTGCTCAATCCATTGCTTATGTACTCACTACTTAATGACCTGTTCAAACCAGACACCATTTAATGAACTGTGAATTTACACAGAGGCCATTCTAAATGGGTCACCCCATATAGGATTAGTGGGTCTCAAATTATTAACCAAACATCACTccatttcaaagtaaaatattcCACCAGTGGTTTGATTTATTGGCCCTTCGTTTGCCACTTACCAtgcccagaaagtaggcatattCTTGCAATTTGTTAAAATCTTGGCTAGAAAAGCCCCTCGTTTGTGTGAGCGTGAATCAGATCGCCaaagtaggactttgttgtttactTACCTGTTATCAATATGGTGCTTGAATATATTCCTGGACCTGTGAAATAATGTGGAAAGTGATAACTTTGAAAACTGAAGTTGTTCATGTTTTAATTGGTCTTGAGACACCAGTATTGTTTTAATGgtctttgcatcattttcaatggctttccattatttttacctttcttaaaatgttttaaaagagcaTGATCTCATTAAATGTGCTGCCGTTTATTTGGACCAGTCACATAGAATGTTTCTCTAGAACTGACTTTGAAGTTATTTCCAGAAATTTAAACTCAAGTCCCGAGATTCAAGTTGTCCAAACAGATCATGGGCTTAAAACCCAGacccctgccccagccttccCTTCCCTAGTGGTTTACGACGCCGGGCAGTCACTGGTTTTCTTATTACTGATGTGGCCGTAGGAGGATCTAAAGGTGCCCCTGGCATTTCAGGAAATAGCACGGCATTCCCTGACAGTTATTTATTGGGAAAGAAGGTCAGGGGTAAGTGTCCAGCCCCTCCTCGATCGCCCCTGAAATGGGGGGCCTCTGCGGTCCTCGAGAGTAGCTGTAGGCGTCTTTCGTCTCAACGGTTCTGACCTCGTGGAGTCAAGCTGCTCCTAGCAGCGGGGCTGTCGAGATGAGGGGCCTCCCTCCCAGACAGTCTGCAATGGTGATATGGGTTACTGCTGAAGCTTTTCAAGTGCTGCGTCTTACTGACCTTTGAAGGAAAGTGACCCATTGAGAAAGGATCACtgttcatttgtatttattttcagtgAATAGGGTGACTAGAGTTGGGTTTTTTACCCAACTCATTGGGTAAAACAATGAATCTTGGAATGGCTTGAAGGATCCTGTGTGGGATCCGGGCAGCTGCCCCCCACTGACTGGATCCAGTGCAGTGCCAGCTAAAGCCCGGCCGTCCGCTGCCACCACTGTGTCCCAAGGCGGGGAAGTGGCCccgagcccatgcaccacaaaacACTGTACTGTTCTGTTGAGCCTTCACTTGCGGAAAGATCCGCAGCATTGCGGGAGCAGGGGCAAGTTAGTAACCAGCGTCCTGGCACCTGAGggtccttctccccctcctcttcctgcccACAGCTCTGGGGGCAGTGATGACCTGTCCCGTTTCTCCCCTCGCCTGGAGTGCACCCCGAGAAGAGGGCCCACAGGGAGGGCTCCTCTGGGCTCAGCCTGGACCCCTGCCCCCTGTAACGTGCCCTGGGTGGCTCTGTTGACCAGGGCTGGAGAGGGGAAACGTAGACATTGACTGTCAGGTCCCCAGAGCTCCTGATATTTCCCGAGAGATCGTAACTGAAAGCTACTGTCTCTTGTTTTATTaatttggggttggggggaggtgcTGGCTCGCCCGCCATGGGTGCGAAGCCGCGTACATCTCTAATTTAACGAATTTACTGCGTTCTCTGCTAATTGAGAGagcattatttatttgttttgacaCAAGCGCTTTCAGTGTTTTATCCTGGCTAATGGCTTCTTAAAGGTAATAAAACCCTTCCAACCTAATTGGTCAGAtaagactttttttcttgtgTGCTTAAACAAAGCAATTAGTGAAGCGCTTCTAtctaaaatgactttttttgtcctttttttaaaactaatttactCTTACTGGAAACTTTTTGTACAATAAAGCAGTCGTGCAGATTAAAGAACATCCTGCTATCCTAGTATTAATTTTAACGATGGGGTGCATGTTTTCTTCAAGTGCGTCTGTGTTTCGGGAGAGCCTGGCCTGTTCTGTGATCGTTTGGGCTGATGACTATTTGTTTTGTGCCGAGGCCTTTGTCTCAGTGTCTGAGAGTCCATCTGTCTGTCTAATGGATGCTTTCAAGGGGACCACCTCGACTTGCTATCCACTATACAAAAAGGCAGATCATTACTTTCCTTATGAAAATGTATGCTTTATATACATACCAAGAAACACTGGAGATCTTCAGATAAAACCGTAGTTATGTGCGCCTCGTTG from Balaenoptera acutorostrata chromosome 15, mBalAcu1.1, whole genome shotgun sequence encodes the following:
- the STX16 gene encoding syntaxin-16 isoform X1, producing the protein MATRRLTDAFLLLRNNSIQNRQLLAEQVSSHTTCSPLHSRSIAALADDRMALVSGISLDPEAAIGVTKRLPPKWVDGVDEIQYDVGRIKQKMKELASLHDQHLNRPTLDDSSEQEHAIEITTQEVTQLFHRCQRAVQALPSRARRACSEQEERLLRNVVASLAQALQELSTSFRRAQSGCLKRLKNREERSQHFFDTSVPLMDDGDDNTLYDRGFTDDQVVLVGQSTLMVEEREREIGRIVQSISDLNEIFRDLGAMIVEQGTVLDRIDYNVEQSCIKTEDGLKQLHKAEQYQKKNRKMLVILILFVIIIVLIVVLVGVKSH
- the STX16 gene encoding syntaxin-16 isoform X3, producing MALVSGISLDPEAAIGVTKRLPPKWVDGVDEIQYDVGRIKQKMKELASLHDQHLNRPTLDDSSEQEHAIEITTQEVTQLFHRCQRAVQALPSRARRACSEQEERLLRNVVASLAQALQELSTSFRRAQSGCLKRLKNREERSQHFFDTSVPLMDDGDDNTLYDRGFTDDQVVLVGQSTLMVEEREREIGRIVQSISDLNEIFRDLGAMIVEQGTVLDRIDYNVEQSCIKTEDGLKQLHKAEQYQKKNRKMLVILILFVIIIVLIVVLVGVKSH
- the STX16 gene encoding syntaxin-16 isoform X4; amino-acid sequence: MGGWSGRSKLNIQYDVGRIKQKMKELASLHDQHLNRPTLDDSSEQEHAIEITTQEVTQLFHRCQRAVQALPSRARRACSEQEERLLRNVVASLAQALQELSTSFRRAQSGCLKRLKNREERSQHFFDTSVPLMDDGDDNTLYDRGFTDDQVVLVGQSTLMVEEREREIGRIVQSISDLNEIFRDLGAMIVEQGTVLDRIDYNVEQSCIKTEDGLKQLHKAEQYQKKNRKMLVILILFVIIIVLIVVLVGVKSH
- the STX16 gene encoding syntaxin-16 isoform X2 — protein: MATRRLTDAFLLLRNNSIQNRQLLAEQLADDRMALVSGISLDPEAAIGVTKRLPPKWVDGVDEIQYDVGRIKQKMKELASLHDQHLNRPTLDDSSEQEHAIEITTQEVTQLFHRCQRAVQALPSRARRACSEQEERLLRNVVASLAQALQELSTSFRRAQSGCLKRLKNREERSQHFFDTSVPLMDDGDDNTLYDRGFTDDQVVLVGQSTLMVEEREREIGRIVQSISDLNEIFRDLGAMIVEQGTVLDRIDYNVEQSCIKTEDGLKQLHKAEQYQKKNRKMLVILILFVIIIVLIVVLVGVKSH